CAGGACAGTCAAAATGATAGCAAATGTAGCTAGCCAACTTCCTAACGGCAATACACATTTTATTGCAAGCTTGAATTGACTTGTAGCTCACGACATCCCGTGGAATTATTTATCGCTAGCTAGCTTAGCAGGCTAGTGTCTCTCACCTCGGCGCTGCGAGTCCCCACAACCCCTCTTTGACCAGGCAGACCTGGCTTCTTCTGACATGTGTTGCGGGTTTATATCCGAGATCAAGAAAAAGGACAATAAAAAAACATGGCCGAAGATTCCTTATCGTCCATTTACAATTCCACCGCGGCTTTAATTAGTCGTTATTTTAACTTGATATCAATATACTGTTTGTCTGTAGAGTCCATAGACACTGCAGACGCCATATTCCCCGCACTGACGTCATTTCCTAGGTATAGCCTGTTAGAACGGAACTTTAGTGGCGTCGTTGTGCAGTGCAAGTGAACCTGTCAATCAAAATCATCAGGCAGGTGTTCTAGGGTCAACCTGCGATTATAGAGCTGCAGTGGTGCAGAATAATTGAGGCCTCTCTCTTCATATTATTAATGAGAAccctgttctcaactagcctacctggttaaataaagattaaaaaaataataataataatatatatatatatatatatatattgaccttGTAATCAACtatcctctctatctatctctccctcactttcttttttttctcagcAGTTAAACAGAATGATGGAATGATTTTTTGTGGATCAGCCAGAGCGGGCTGTTCCAGCAACCCTGCTCACACACTTTTGATGTCCCGCCCTCATCCTCCTTACCGGTATTAACATTAAAGCCTTGTCTGAATCTCTGCATCATATCCATGTTAGTTCTACATTGGGGCAGTGTTAATGAGTCTATACCCCAAATCATTTTTCAGGTGGAGCACAACATTTAAAACTCTTTACACTACTGAGCAGCGCTGTAGCTTACTGTTTTGGCCTGGTTATGCATAAGGTTATCGTTATGCTGATTCAGGGTATATAGGGCATCCTGATAATCCTGGACCTCAGTGCAGACTTTCACATTGTGAACCACAACATCCCACTGGAAAGACTGGAGCAGCTCATTGGTCTCACTGGCCTGGCCATTGGCTAGTTCAAATCCTACCTCACAAACAGACAATTTGTCACCATTGACCAGAGATCATTAGCTTCTGTAGATTAAGCTGTGGgcagtggtgaaaaaagtacccTATTGTCATACATGAGGAAAagaaaagataccttaatagaaaatgactcaagtaaaagtcaaagtaacccagtaaaatactacttaagtaaaagtcaaagtatttggttgtaaatatactcaagtatcaaaagtaaatgtaattgctcaaatatacttaagtatcaaaagtaaaaagtataaataattttatattatgcaaaccagacagcacaattttcaTATATTTGCttttttacggatagccaggggaacactccagcACTCAGACATTATTCACATATAAAGTATTTGTGTttggtgagtccgccagatcagaggcagtagagatgagcagggatgttcaattgataagtgtgtgaactgGACCATGTTCctttcctgctaagcattcaaaatgtaacgagtacttttgggtgtcagggaaaattgatggtgtaaaaagtacataattttctttagggatgtagtgaagtaaaagttgtcagaaATATATatggtaaagtaaagtacagataacccccaaaaaactacttaaaaataatttgtagactacaaattgacagcaagaagcacaagcatatataatattgactaaaacataataattgcAAACCTTACTTACATTTCTATACGATCACATACAGTGAGTGTAGAAAACGTTATGAGCACCtggtctttccatgacatagactgaccaatcgaatccaggtgaaagcttcgatcccttattgatggtggaggggctgtgctggtGAAGGATTGACGGGATATGGAGAATGAGATACTATTGAGAAAATGAGAGCGATAATGTATAATTTAACATAGAGCGGGCACTTGACAATAAAGATTTATGAAAAAACTACAAATGGACAAATAACGAGTGACATCATCAATAAAGGACGGACCCAACGCATGTATAGTAAGTTCTTTCTCACTTCTTTTATGATGAGTAAATCAAACAAAAGCACATCGATGAAACGATATTAATTATATGCAGTTACTTCACAGTAGCTGTCAACAGCACCAGTGAATATTGTGTAAAGAAGGGCTTTGAATTGCTAGTGAATTAGAATATTGCATCATCCCTAACGAAAGGACCCTTTTTTGAGTTGTTCACCAAATATATCATACATTTCTATTATACAATTCACGATAACACACGATGAAACATCTAATTTCTGACAACTGTCATGTCTGACTGGTGATATTACAGGAGACACAACTTGCTGAGTAGAATTTGGTGTACTAAATCTTTCAGGCAATCGCCGCAACATACTCAAATTCCTTTTACGTTTAAGATGGCGGGTGACGAGTCTGGAATAACGCTGGGTCAGCCTCATCTTTCCAAACAAGATCTAAATGATCTGGTGAGTGTTGATCTTTTCAACATTGTTGATATGGATAGTGATGGTTAGATTCTTTAAAAGTCACCGAACAAAATATGAATAATGATGTTGTTGCGGGCTCAGAGAAGGGGACTGTTTTACCGGCACATGCTaacagtaactagctagctaacattagcttggCTGTCGTAGCAACGTGGGGATTGTCCATATTCAGCCATGCCCAATGAGTAAAGACAGTTTTCTCTTTCATATATAGTAACGTTCTAGACCTACAAGTGCATTTGTTCCTCCAAGTCAGTCGTGTTTGCATTCAGTTGTGTATGTGCAGTTGTCACTGAAATTAAAAGTAAACAGCTGTTCAGTGCACATCTTCCCTGAATGGACAGGAAATGTCGCAGCACAACTGAACAACAGCCCATTCCGTTGTGTGAATGACCTATACTCaacactttaaaaatatattattGAGATACGCTGTAATTTAGCTGTTCAATTAGTCGATATTATTGATGGGGATATTTTACCATGGTATCATCAGCACCTGATGGTCACTTCACTAGGAGCATGTCACGTAAACTTCCAGCCGCTCCACAGGTCCCGTTTAATTATGCAGAATAGATTAGGCTTCCACTGTCTGCTTCACAATGTCATAGCTCACGATACTCACACAATAAATCATCCATTATTTACTTCTCACGGCTAGCTCTCTCATAATGTTATTAGCCCACTAGATTAAATACCATAATTTTATAACGGACGTCACGCTGCTTGCTTAGCGATACCACTCCTGATTCCACCAGACTTGAACCCAGGACCTCTGCCTTGCTTGCAGACGTGACAGCTTTCCTGAAGCGTCTTACCAGTCAGCGCCACATAAAAGTTACAGTTTGGCGGTTCAAGTGGCAAGACAAGGTTGAGGAGTAAGTTTCACATCCCCATGTGCTACACTTTGCATACTTCAAtgacctgtgtgtgttctctcaacAGGATGTGTCCaccctgactcctctctctcaagAGATCATCAGCAGACAGGCCACCATCAACATTGGTGAGTGAACCAGAACCAATCCCCTACAGTAGTGGTGTCTAAATTGAGACCTGGGGAAATCAGCCATAGATGACACACCCCTCACTTGATCTGATTCTAGCCTGTCTGATTGTATGTTGACATTTGCCTTTGTGGAAATAAGGATTCAGACATATTATTGGCAATGTTATGCTGTGGGGCTGCAGCATAGGGGAACAAAATGTAAttgcttaaaaatatatatatataccaaatATTGCACTTGCAATATAaatcaaaacacttgggtgaactgttggaatcatagaaatagaatgttcTGGTTTGGAACAATCGGTTGATGCATTTGACCTAAATAGAACAGCATGCAAACATAGGGTGAATCCAACAGCGAGGAGGAGGAACTGCGCAGCTTGAGTAACATGGGTTTGTGTGTGAGAAGCAGCCTTGAGGAGAAAAAACAAAGGAGTAAACTATAAAAACGGACATTACATACTGCTGAGATGCGTTTCAAAATATTGCATGCCACATCTTGCGATATGGGTATTGCACATGTCAGTATTGCGATTTCTGTGAAATTGATCAATAGTGTAGCCCTACGTGTGAGCATTGACCCCCTAATACCCTCCTCCACATAGCACCTCCAGTAACACTCTCAGTCCTCCCTGCCCTGTAGGCACCATTGGTCATGTGGCCCACGGGAAGTCGACGGTGGTCAAGGCCATCTCAGGGGTTCACACTGTCCGCTTCAAGAACGAGCTAGAGAGGAACATCACAATCAAGCTAGGTTACGCTAATGCCAAGGTAAGCAACAGTGGCCATTGACCCTAACAGAAATAGGATCACACATGAGGAAGGGCTGTGACATGGGCAGAATACATGTGAGAGAATGGAAATGGCATAGTACCAGTAGCATAGGTGATGTTTCCCTACTGACCTGCCCTCCCCTCCCTGCTTTAGGTGTACAAGCTGGATGATCCCAGCTGTCCCAGGCCAGAGTGCTACAGGTCGTGTGGCTCCAGTACTCCTGATGAGTTCCCTACAGACATCCCTGGAACCAAGGGTAACTTCAAACTGGTCAGACATGTGTCCTTTGTGGACTGTCCTGGTCACGACATTCTGATGGCCACTATGTTGAACGGAGCAGCTGTTATGGACGCTGCCCTCCTCCTCATTGGTAAGACTCCACCTCTGATATGTTAATATGACGTCAATTGTCATTCTCATCCACACACACCTTGTCTATTCGTATAATGTCCATGAGGCTAGGAGTGTTTATACAACGTTGGGAATTACGTTTAAACAAAGGTGGATCCTTAACGTTAAGAAATTCTGTTTGGGATTTTTTTGACCCCCTACATAATTCAAATCACAGTGCAATTATCACAAAAAATGTTATTTTCTGTGTTATATGCctggaacagtaggttaactgccttgttcaggggcagaacgatggatttttaccttgtcagcttggggattcgatcttgcaacctctcggttactagtccaacgctcttaccactagacTACTAGGCGCACGGTTTTGTTGGCCCCTCTCACTCCCTTGTGCTGGCCTGCCTGCTCTTTCTCTTTGCTAATTAGGAGAGTGTGTGTTCAGTCTTTGGTCTGTTGCCTTGATACCATCTAGGACCTATACTAGGCGGTGTGTGAGAGGAAGATTAAAAAAATGGtcaagactccagtcacccaagtcatagactgttctctcttcttgtTGAAATTCTAATCAATAATGAGGAAAGACAAGGTCAATCACCGATCGGGATGTTACTTTATTCAAAATGTAAGGCAGCCGGTGAGGCTGGTCGACCCAACACTCTTGATTGTAGTGCCAAGCAGCTCTGACATAGaaagaatacaaatatattttatagcaGAGATGCACCCTCTTAGCCTACATGACGAACATCAGATGTATGGAATGGTTCAAAAGGTGAGACTTGATATATGAGAAAGGAGGATTCCCCCCAGTCAGATAGCATTTGTTGTGAAGACTGTTCTTATTGTATAGAAACCAGAGTTTGTTTCCTCTCATCGTTATCCAACACCAACTCATTCTATGAAATGCATGCTGTATGTTTTATCACCAACCCGTTAAATCAATTGTCAGTTCCAGGTACCGCTATCttgtagaggtcgactgattaatcggaatggccgattaattagggccgatgttaaagttttcataacaatcggaaatcggtatttttggatgcTGGTTTTGCAgattttgtgtaaaaaaaaattacaacattatttaacgaggcaagtcagttaagaacacattcttattttcaatgacggccttaactgggttaactgccttgttcgggggaagaacgacagatgttGTCAGAtgttaaccttgtcagctcagcgATTCAATCTTGGAACCTTAAGGTTAACtaggttaactagtccaatgctctaaccacctacCTCACGAGGAGCCTGACTGTTACgggaatgcagtaagaagccaaggtaagttgctagctagcattaaacatatcttataaaaaaacaatcaatcaatcataatcactagttataactacacatggttgatgatattactagtttatctagcgtgtcctgcgtttcatataatcgatgcggtgctcattcgtgaaaaaggactgtcgttgctccaaagtgtacctaaccataaacattaatgcctttcttaaaatcaatacacagaagtatatatttttaaacctgcatatttagctaaaagaaaggttagcaggcaatattaaccaggtgaaattgtgtcacttctcttgcgttcattgcacgcagagtcagggtatatgcaacagtttgggccgcctggctcattgtgaactaatttgccagaattttacgtaattatgacataacattgaaggttgtgcaatgtaacagcaatatttcgacttagggatgccacctgttagataagatacggaacggttccgtatttcactgaaagaataaacgttttgttttcgaaatgacagtttccggattcgaccaaaTTAATGaccctaaggctcgtatttctatgtgttataattaagtctatgatttgatggAGCAGGCTgactgagcaatggtaggcaccagcaggctcataagcattcattcaaacagcacttttgtgcgttttgccagctgctcttcgcaatgcttcaagcattgtcctgtttatgacttcaagcctatcaactcccgagattaggctggtgtaaccgatgtgaaatggctagctagttagctgggtgcgcgctaatagagtttcaaacgtcacttgctctgaaaCTTTGgtgtagttgttccccttgctctgcatgggtaacgctgcttcgagggtggctgttgtcgatgtgttcctggttcgagcccaggtagtggcgaggagagggacagaagctttactgttacactggcaataacgaagtgcctataagaacatccaatagtcaaaggttaataaaatacaaatggtatagagagaaatagtcctataattcctataataactacaacctaaaacgtcttacctgggaatattgaagactcatgttaaaaggaaccaccagctttcatatgttctcatgttctgagcaaggaacttaaacattagctttcttacatggcacatattgcacttttactttcttctccaacactttgtttttgcattatataAACCAAATTCAACATGTCAttttttatttgaggctaaatagatttgattgatgtattatattaagttataatgagtgttcattcagtattgttgtaattgtcattattaaaaataaatgttcaaaatcgtctgattaatcggtatcagctttttcggtcctccaataatcagtatcggcggtgaaaaatcataatcggttgacctctactaTCTTGAGTAAAACCCATGTCCTTGACCACACGCCTTGACTAGCTGCAGGGAGCTGGAGTATGCACCCTGATGAAAACACAGAATTAGTAGAACTGAAATGTCTTACAGTTTGTTAAGTATATATAATTGTTAACTATTAATATTAAACAAAGCAGGTAAACATGTTAATTGTCCTCTCACAccctgctaccacacggcaagtgcaccaagtctaggaccaaaaggctccttaacagtttCTACTCCCCAAGTcatgactgctgaacaattaatcaaatggccacctggacaatTTACTTTGACCCCCATAttttacaaattaccttgactaacctgtacccctgcacattgactctgtacccgtactccctgtatatagcctttttagtgttattttttactttaatttagtaaatattttcataactctatttcttgaactgcattgttgtttaagggcttttatgtaagcatttcacgttaagATCTACACGTGTTGTATTCGGTGCTTGTGGCATAACATTTATATTTGATTTAGAATATCCTAGTTTATTCATGGAACCGATGTTTCCCGGGATACAGAGGTATCTTCTGGCCAGTCTTGGAAGCACAGGGTACTCTTCGTTGCTGAGTGGGAGAAGGTGTTTTGTTCTCATAATATGAAATGACAGTAGGCTACCGGTAGCCTGTATCGATTACCCTTTTCAGATATAATGGAATGtggtctgttagggtaggctacacTACGGCTTTTTAAATGCAAACACAAAACCTTCTCTGGAGATATGAACGGCGTTTTACTTGTCTGTAAAGTAATGCTGCTTCTGAAGAGGGACTATCGCAATGCGTCCAGAACAGTCAATCACATCTTGATCTGCTGCGcgcagcctgcctgcctgcacgcAGACCACGTTCTCTTAAAATAGTGCTTTAAAGTTATTGAAATACTGTGAGTTACCAAAACATTTAGTAGAAATAAAGcacatctagctaccctaccaTTAGAAACAACACAGCAGCACATCAATCAGCAATGTTTCTTGTTGTCAGGGAAACAATAGAACATGATATGCCTGAGCAGAATTCTACTGTCTGAAAAGCTACAGACTCTCTGATGCGGCACTTTTTTAATTGTCTGAAAAGTTATCACGTGTAGCTGCGTTGTATGTCTGTAGCTGCGTTGTatgtctgtaaagggttgtggtGGATATACATTAATTGCCCGGCCGTTACGGTCAAACATATATAATAGGATCGTTATTCTACATTGTGAATTGACGTGGAATTTTatgatttttattttaattttaaacgGAAAACCTATAGTGGTCGTTTTTAAACGTTAAACAAAAAATTTCAATTTATCATATCcatactgtttatacacaccatTATTTAtatgtacaataccagtcaaaagtttggacacttactcatttcaagggtttttctttgttttaatattttctacattgtagaataatagtgaagacatcaaaactatgaaataacacatggaattatgtagtaaccaaaaaagtgttaaacaaatcaaaatatatttgagattcttcaccctttgtcttgatgacagctttgcactcttttggcattctctcaactagtttcatgagatagtcacctggaatgcattgaatttcacaggtgtgccttgttaatttgtggaatttctttccttaatgcgttttagccaatcagttgtgttgtaacaaggtaggggtagtatacagGAGCACTATTTgataaaagatcaagtccatattatgataagaacagctcaaataagcaaagagaaaccacagtccatcattacttgggggcggcaagtagcctagtggttagagcgttggaccagtaaccggaaggttgctggttcaaatccccgtgttgacaaggtaaaaatgtgttgttcttcccctgagcaaggcagtttacccactgttctctgggcagccccccgcacctctctcaAAGTTAATGTGGAAGatgcatttcagttgaatacattcagtttgacaatatatatattttccctactttaatctggaaaatttcaagaacttttaacatttcttcaaatgcagtcgcaaagATCATCAAGCGCTAGGAtgaacctggctctcatgaggaccgccacaggaaaggaagacccagagttacctctgctgctgagGATAACTTCATTAAAGTTAACTGCACCTCTGATTgcggcccaaataaatgcttcacagagttgaagtaaccgacgatctcaacatcaactgttcagaggagactgcgtgaatcaggccttcatggtcgaattgctgcaaacaaaccactactaaaggaaaccaataataagaagagacttgcttgggccaagaaacacgagcaatggacattagaccagtggaaatctgtcctttggttccaactgccgtgtctttgtgagacgaagagtaggtgaacggatgatctccgcatgtgtggttcccactgtgaagcatggaggaggaggtatgatggtgtggtggtgctttgctggtgacactgtgactcatttagaattcaaggcacacttatccagcatggctaccacagcattctgcagtgatacgccatcccatctggtttgtgcttagtgggactatcatttgtttttcttcaggacaatgacccaaaatacacctccaggctgtgtgagggctatttgaccaaggagattgatggagtgctgcatcagatgacctggcctccacaatcaccgacctcaacccaattgagatggtttgggaagagttggaccacggtgtgaaggaaaagcagccaacaagtgctcagcatatgtgggaactccttcaagactgttggaaaagcattccagatgaagctggttgagagaatgccaagccagtcaaagctgtcatcaaggaaaaggatagctatttgaagaatctcaaatataatatatattttgatttgttgtaacacgttttttttttggttactgtgttgtttcatggttttgatgtcttcactattattctacaatgtagaaaatagtaaaaataagaaaaacctttgaaagagtaggtgttctaaaacttttgaccggtatgTGTTTGTTTTATTCCGGACTCTAACATTGATGCGATTAACAGATGTGCATAtgttatgtgaccaataaacattgatttgattttgatttgatacatacatacacctctccttcctctctcccagcGGGTAACGAGTCGTGTCCCCAGCCCCAAACCTCTGAGCACCTGGCTGCCATAGAGATCATGAAGCTCAAACACATCCTGATCCTCCAGAACAAGATTGATCTGGTCAAGGAGAGCCAGGCCAAGGAGCAGTACGAACAGATCCTAGCCTTCGTACAGGGTCAGTGGCTGGAATAGCTCTGTCCTGtaaagcattgtgtgtgtgtttctgaatgTGTTTGTTTGCCTGAGCGTAGTGAATGTAGATGTTTAAcccctctgcctctccttttaaagtgtgtgtaacctctctcctgtTGTGTGTAGGTACAGTGGCAGAGGGAGCACCTATTATTCCTATCTCAGCCCAGCTGAAGTACAACATAGAGGTGGTGTGTGAATACATTGTCAAGAAGATCCCTGtccccatcagagacttcacctCAGAACCTAGACTGATTGGTAAGAATAGACACGTGATGACTTGTACCAGTTTATCATGTGTTGTGTGTATGTTTTGTGGGTGTGTTAATGTGGTTTGAGTTTGTGTGTTTCAGTGATCCGGTCGTTTGATGTCAACAAGCCGGGATGTGAGGTTGACGACCTGAAAGGAGGTGTGGCCGGAGGCAGTATTCTAAAAGGCGTGCTCAAGGTAGGACTCACTTCCTCTTCCCCAAGGCATCATGGGTAAGTGGTCCTATGGCGCAAAGTTCTCATGAAGCTCTCACTCACTTTCATTCCCTGGTCTctgtcactccctcctctctctgtttctcctctcctgtctcattcaccctgtctttctctttcttgtctcatctccctctttctctcactacctgcctccctccttttATATATTGGTCCCTCTCCAGGTGGGTCAGGAGTTGGAGGTGCGTCCTGGCATCGTGTCTAAGGACCATGAGGGGAAGCTGATGTGTAAACCCATCTTCTCCAAGATCGTCTCACTTTTTGCTGAACACAACGACTTACAGTACGCAGCACCCGGAGGACTGATTGGTATGTACTTGTGTGTTACTGTGACAGTATGGTGGGTCAGGTGTGTGTTCTTTCTAATATAGGTTTAAATACTCAGGTATGTGTGTTTTCTGTCCTATCCAGGTGTAGGCACTAAGATTGATCCGACCCTGTGCAGAGCTGACCGTATGGTTGGCCAGGTGCTGGGAGCGGTCGGAGCACTACCTGAGATCTTCACAGAACTGGAAATCTCCTATTTCCTGTTGAGGAGGCTTCTGGGAGTCCGCACTGAAGGAGACAAGAAGGCCGCCAAGGTCAGCAATGTACCCTTGGAACTGTAGCCTGATACTCCTAGGCTTGCTGTTGCAATGTTGTGGATGGTAACAGACAGAATTTTAAAATTACATTTAGAGGAGAAAGCGTCTTTAGAGACGCACCCAGTGAGAGTGTGTCAGTAAGTGAGAGGTTTTGTCTACTCCAACTCAGTCttctttctgtttctgtgtttttccCCTCAGGTCCAGAAGCTGTCTAAGAACGAGGTGTTGATGGTGAACATCGGGAGTCTGTCTACGGGCGGCAGAGTGAGTGCAGTGAAGGCTGATCTGGCCAAGATCGTCCTGACCAACCCTGTCTGTACAGAGGTTGGAGAGAAGATCGCTCTCAGCCGTCGTGTGGAGAAACATTGGCggtaagagagaggggaggggttgatttgactctgtgtgtgtgtgtgtgtgtgtgtatatatatatatatacatacatacatacatacagtgccttgcgaaagtattcggcgaccttttgccacatttcaggcttcaaacataaagatataaaactgtattttttttgtgaagaatcaacaacaagtgggacacaatcatgaagtggaacgacatttattggatatttcaaacttttttaacaaatcgaaaactgaaaaattgggcgtgcaaaattattcagcccccttaagttaatactttgtagcgccaccttttgctgccattacagctgtaagtcgcttggggtatgtctctatcagttttgcacatcgagagactgaaattttttcccattcctccttgcaaaacagctcgagctcagtgaggttggatggagagcatttgtgaacagcagttttcagttctttccacatattctcgattggattcaggtctggactttgacttggccattctaacacctggatatgtttatttttgaaccattccattgtagattttgctttatgttttggatcattgtcttgttgaaagacaaatctccgtcccagtctcaggtcttttgcagactccatcaggttttcttccagaatggtcctgtatttggctccatccatcttcccatcaattttaaccatcttccctgtccctgctgaagaaaagcaggcccaaaccatgatgctgcca
The window above is part of the Oncorhynchus masou masou isolate Uvic2021 chromosome 30, UVic_Omas_1.1, whole genome shotgun sequence genome. Proteins encoded here:
- the LOC135522797 gene encoding eukaryotic translation initiation factor 2 subunit 3 codes for the protein MAGDESGITLGQPHLSKQDLNDLDVSTLTPLSQEIISRQATINIGTIGHVAHGKSTVVKAISGVHTVRFKNELERNITIKLGYANAKVYKLDDPSCPRPECYRSCGSSTPDEFPTDIPGTKGNFKLVRHVSFVDCPGHDILMATMLNGAAVMDAALLLIAGNESCPQPQTSEHLAAIEIMKLKHILILQNKIDLVKESQAKEQYEQILAFVQGTVAEGAPIIPISAQLKYNIEVVCEYIVKKIPVPIRDFTSEPRLIVIRSFDVNKPGCEVDDLKGGVAGGSILKGVLKVGQELEVRPGIVSKDHEGKLMCKPIFSKIVSLFAEHNDLQYAAPGGLIGVGTKIDPTLCRADRMVGQVLGAVGALPEIFTELEISYFLLRRLLGVRTEGDKKAAKVQKLSKNEVLMVNIGSLSTGGRVSAVKADLAKIVLTNPVCTEVGEKIALSRRVEKHWRLIGWGQIRRGVTITPTVDDD